In Massilia sp. METH4, the genomic window CAGGACGTGCACCTGTTCGAGCGCCTGGTATTCATGTCGAGGCATAACCGATGATCACGGTGCAACCCGTCACGCTGGAGTTCAACGGGGTGCGCCTGGAACCGCTGGGCCCTGGGCACGCGGAAGGACTGCGCGCCGCGGCGCGCGACGGCGAGCTGTGGAAGCTGCGCGTCACCTCCGTGCCGGAGCCGGAGAACGTCGCCGGCTATATCGCCACGGCCGTGGAGATGCGCCCTTCCCGGCTGGCGTTCGCCGTGCTCGACGCGGCCACCGGCGAGGTGATCGGTACCACGAGCTACCACGACATCGTGCCGGCCATCGGCCGCGTGGAAATCGGCTACACGTGGTACGCGAAGAGCCGCCAGCGCAGCCATGTGAACACGAGCTGCAAGCGCATGCTGCTGGCGCACGCGTTCGACACGCTGGGCTGCGACGCCGTGGGCTTTCGCACCGATAACTTCAACCATGCCTCGCAGCGGGCGATCGAACGCCTTGGCGCGAAGAAGGATGGTGTGATCCGCCACCATGCCATGCGGCGCGACGGCACCGTGCGCGACACCGTCATGTACAGCATCGTGCGCGGCGAATGGCCCGAGATCCGCGCCCATCTCGACTACCTGCTCCATCGTCACCCGATACTGCGCGAACGGCCATGCTGATCGACTTCTTCTTCACGCTGAAGGACGCGAAGATCCCCGTCACCATCAAGGAATTCCTTACCTTGCTGGAGGCGATGGAAAAGCACGTCGTCACCCAGTCGCTGGACGACTTCTACTACCTGGCGCGCCTGACGCTGGTGAAGGACGAGGCGCACTACGACCGCTTCGACCGCGCCTTTGCACAGTACTTCAAGGGCATCGACGGCGCATTCGATCCCAAGGCATCGATCCCGCTGGACTGGCTGCTGCAGCGCATGAAGCGCGAATTGACCGACGAGCAGAAGGCGGCGCTGGAAAAATTCGGCTACGACAAGCTGATGGACCGGCTGGCCGAACTGCTGAAGGAACAGAAGGAGCGCCACGAAGGCGGCAGCAAATGGATCGGCACGGGCGGCACGTCGCCGTTCGGCCATGGCGGCACCAATCCCGAGGGCGTTCGCATTGGCGGAAAGGGCGGCAGCCGCACCGCCGTCAAGGTATGGGACCAGCGCACCTACAAGGACTACGACGCCGACAAGGAACTGGGCACCCGCAACATCAAGGTCGCGCTGCGCCGGCTGCGCCGCTTCGCCCGCGACGGCGCCCAGGAAGAACTGGCGCTGGACCAGACGATCCGCGCCACCGCCAACAACGCCGGCTGGCTCGACATCAGGATGCAGCCGGAGCGCCGCAACAACGTGAAGGTGCTGATGCTGTTCGACGTGGGCGGCACCATGGACGACCACATCGAGCGCACCGAGGAACTGTTCTCGGCGGCGAAGTCGGAATTCAAGAACATGGAGTTCTTCTACTTCCACAACTGCGTCTACGACTACCTGTGGAAGAACAACCGCCGCCGCAACGCCGAACGCTTTTCCACCTGGGACGTGCTGCGCAAGTACACGCCGGACACGAAGCTGATCTTCGTGGGCGACGCCACGATGAGCCCCTACGAGATCCTGCAGGCGGGCGGTTCGGTCGAGTACAACAACCAGGAAGCGGGCGCCGAATGGCTGGCCCGCTTCACGCACGCGTTCCCGAAATTCGCCTGGCTGAACCCGGAACCGGAACAGTACTGGCAGTACCGGC contains:
- a CDS encoding GNAT family protein codes for the protein MITVQPVTLEFNGVRLEPLGPGHAEGLRAAARDGELWKLRVTSVPEPENVAGYIATAVEMRPSRLAFAVLDAATGEVIGTTSYHDIVPAIGRVEIGYTWYAKSRQRSHVNTSCKRMLLAHAFDTLGCDAVGFRTDNFNHASQRAIERLGAKKDGVIRHHAMRRDGTVRDTVMYSIVRGEWPEIRAHLDYLLHRHPILRERPC
- a CDS encoding VWA domain-containing protein; translation: MLIDFFFTLKDAKIPVTIKEFLTLLEAMEKHVVTQSLDDFYYLARLTLVKDEAHYDRFDRAFAQYFKGIDGAFDPKASIPLDWLLQRMKRELTDEQKAALEKFGYDKLMDRLAELLKEQKERHEGGSKWIGTGGTSPFGHGGTNPEGVRIGGKGGSRTAVKVWDQRTYKDYDADKELGTRNIKVALRRLRRFARDGAQEELALDQTIRATANNAGWLDIRMQPERRNNVKVLMLFDVGGTMDDHIERTEELFSAAKSEFKNMEFFYFHNCVYDYLWKNNRRRNAERFSTWDVLRKYTPDTKLIFVGDATMSPYEILQAGGSVEYNNQEAGAEWLARFTHAFPKFAWLNPEPEQYWQYRQSIAIIRQIMNNRMFPVTLEGLERAMRVLSK